In one Niveibacterium umoris genomic region, the following are encoded:
- a CDS encoding STY0301 family protein — protein sequence MAQYLAKALAVVVLLNLSSAALALGRADVVCPASFDPSAAPPTGWKRHDPQAGDGGLTNLEGVAIYTTSPADGFAPLKPENAPATSTSDTWYIARGPHSAGPMLYVACRYSGTASMLFQALPPGLNECVAKRKIEPGQGLKVACNSRR from the coding sequence ATGGCGCAATACTTGGCGAAGGCATTGGCCGTAGTGGTGTTGCTGAACCTGAGTAGCGCCGCACTCGCGCTCGGGCGCGCAGACGTCGTGTGTCCGGCCTCGTTCGACCCTAGCGCAGCGCCGCCCACAGGCTGGAAGCGCCATGATCCGCAAGCCGGCGACGGCGGCCTTACAAACCTCGAAGGTGTGGCGATCTACACCACGTCCCCCGCCGACGGCTTCGCGCCGCTCAAGCCGGAGAACGCCCCGGCCACGAGCACCAGTGACACCTGGTACATCGCGCGCGGCCCACACAGCGCGGGCCCGATGCTCTATGTGGCCTGCCGCTATTCCGGCACCGCGTCGATGCTCTTTCAGGCGCTGCCGCCCGGGCTTAACGAATGCGTCGCAAAGCGCAAGATCGAACCTGGTCAGGGGCTCAAGGTGGCCTGCAACAGCCGCCGCTGA
- the pdxH gene encoding pyridoxamine 5'-phosphate oxidase, giving the protein MSIPVDDPFTLFGEWLNEATASEPNDPNAMALSTVGPDGMPSCRMVLLKDFDENGFVFYTNLGSQKARELTAHPMAALLFHWKSLQRQVRVQGTITPVSAEEADAYFASRARDSRIGAWASKQSQPMEGRWELEKRVAAFALKFGIGEIPRPEFWSGFRLTPRVIEFWKAGAFRLHDRVRLERQPDGAWRGTPLFP; this is encoded by the coding sequence ATGAGCATCCCGGTCGACGATCCCTTCACACTTTTCGGCGAATGGCTCAACGAAGCCACCGCAAGCGAGCCGAACGACCCCAACGCCATGGCGCTCTCGACCGTCGGCCCGGATGGCATGCCGTCCTGCCGCATGGTGTTGTTGAAGGATTTTGACGAAAACGGCTTCGTCTTCTACACCAACCTTGGTAGCCAGAAAGCGCGGGAACTCACCGCCCACCCGATGGCCGCCCTGCTGTTTCACTGGAAAAGCCTGCAGCGTCAGGTTCGGGTGCAGGGCACGATCACGCCGGTCAGCGCCGAAGAAGCCGACGCCTACTTCGCCAGCCGCGCCCGCGATTCACGCATCGGGGCGTGGGCTTCGAAGCAATCGCAGCCGATGGAAGGCCGCTGGGAGCTGGAAAAACGCGTCGCCGCCTTTGCACTCAAATTCGGCATCGGCGAGATTCCGCGCCCGGAGTTCTGGTCAGGCTTTCGTCTGACGCCGCGCGTGATCGAGTTCTGGAAAGCCGGCGCCTTCCGCTTGCACGACCGCGTGCGGCTTGAGCGCCAGCCCGATGGCGCCTGGCGGGGCACCCCGCTGTTTCCCTGA
- a CDS encoding response regulator has protein sequence MLDFSSGAWLESWSAFTDMMSGYGYLIAVLMGLALIFFACSPLFRNQPLTPTEQKEAAPAVPHQRSVLVVDDSAVVRSKLKKLLESEGYAVTLAEDGLAADEILTRQRFHLLITDLEMPRMDGFQLIASVQGSLETENLPIIAITGHEDLQARVRDCEGVFGFFQKPWHDRELLKRVDALTRLAELPKRQNGDDD, from the coding sequence ATGCTCGATTTTTCTTCAGGCGCCTGGCTGGAAAGCTGGAGTGCATTCACCGACATGATGTCGGGCTACGGCTACCTGATCGCCGTGCTGATGGGCCTCGCCCTGATCTTCTTCGCGTGTTCACCGCTCTTCCGCAACCAGCCGCTGACGCCGACCGAACAGAAGGAAGCCGCGCCGGCGGTGCCGCATCAGCGATCGGTGCTGGTGGTCGACGATTCAGCGGTGGTCCGCAGCAAACTGAAAAAACTGCTGGAATCGGAAGGCTACGCCGTCACGCTGGCGGAAGACGGCCTCGCCGCCGACGAGATCCTGACCCGCCAGCGCTTTCACCTGCTGATCACCGATCTCGAGATGCCGCGCATGGACGGCTTCCAGTTGATCGCCTCGGTGCAGGGCAGCCTTGAGACCGAGAACCTGCCGATCATCGCAATCACCGGCCATGAAGACCTGCAGGCGCGGGTGCGCGACTGTGAAGGGGTTTTCGGCTTCTTCCAGAAGCCTTGGCATGACCGTGAGTTACTCAAGCGCGTCGACGCGCTGACCCGCCTCGCCGAGTTGCCAAAGCGCCAGAACGGCGACGACGACTGA
- a CDS encoding DUF167 domain-containing protein, translated as MDVSWLTLRGDGSALLSLHIQPGASRTEIAGLHGDALKIRLAAPPVDGKANAALLAFIADTLDLPKRAVTLESGASSRQKRVRVEGADPVRLASLAPV; from the coding sequence ATTGATGTGAGCTGGCTGACGCTGCGCGGCGACGGCAGCGCGCTGCTATCGCTGCACATCCAGCCTGGCGCGAGCCGCACTGAAATCGCCGGCCTGCATGGCGATGCGCTGAAGATCCGCCTTGCCGCCCCGCCGGTGGATGGCAAGGCCAACGCCGCGCTGCTGGCCTTCATCGCGGACACGCTCGATCTGCCCAAACGTGCCGTCACGCTGGAATCGGGCGCCAGTTCGCGACAGAAGCGCGTGCGCGTCGAGGGTGCCGACCCCGTCAGGTTGGCCAGCCTCGCGCCCGTCTGA
- a CDS encoding YggT family protein, which yields MLAGLLILILKAVGSFVTSLLLVRALMRWQRLSFINPLGHFILATTDWAVRPAQKVFGSQGGFDLSCIVPAWLVECLVVGVVLLFAWPYANPLDLLGNTLLTGSIGLLMSLVRLVMVVVIVAAVLSWVNPRAPIAPLVNGLARPFLLPLQRRMPPVGGVDLSPLVLLLVLQVIAYLLMAVAPASIALM from the coding sequence ATGCTCGCAGGTCTGCTGATCCTGATCCTCAAGGCGGTGGGAAGCTTCGTCACATCCCTGTTGCTGGTGCGCGCACTGATGCGCTGGCAACGCCTGTCCTTCATCAACCCGCTCGGCCACTTCATCCTCGCCACGACCGACTGGGCAGTACGTCCGGCGCAGAAGGTGTTCGGGTCACAGGGCGGCTTCGACCTTTCCTGCATCGTGCCCGCCTGGCTGGTCGAGTGCCTCGTCGTCGGCGTGGTGCTGCTGTTCGCCTGGCCCTACGCCAACCCGCTGGATCTGCTCGGCAATACACTGCTGACCGGCAGCATCGGTTTGCTGATGAGCCTCGTGCGGCTGGTGATGGTGGTGGTGATCGTGGCGGCGGTGCTGTCCTGGGTGAACCCGCGCGCGCCGATCGCGCCACTGGTGAATGGCCTCGCACGCCCCTTCCTGCTGCCCTTGCAGCGGCGCATGCCGCCGGTGGGCGGTGTCGATCTGTCGCCGCTGGTGTTGCTGCTGGTGCTGCAGGTAATCGCCTATCTGTTGATGGCGGTGGCGCCCGCCAGCATTGCATTGATGTGA